In Thermoplasmataceae archaeon, the genomic window GCCGGCGTCCATAGCTTTCCTGTAGGCTGTATCCACCAGGTCATTGCTGATACCGTTGGTTAGTTCCCTCTTGAGAAGCCAGTTCTCATGCAGATATGATCCCATGGAGTCATACTCTCCCTTAGAGAGAGCGTCGTAAGCGTCCTCAGTGATCTTTACCATCCTGTCGTAGTTCGGTTCCCTGTTCTTAACACCCTTTGCCTGTGAGGAATGTATCTCCCTGGACTCCCGCTGTATTCCAGTGTAAAGGAGGAGCAGATTTTGCTGGAGTTTTTCCCGCACCTCCTCATTGGCAATGACCGGCTTCACCAGAACGCTCTCGTCGGGATAGAATTCCAGCATATTCAGGCCCCCATAGGCAGCCATATACTGATCCTGCTTCCCTCCCGGCTCCCTGAGCACATTCCGCTCAATTCTTACAGCTTCCTGTGCAAGTTGCTCCGGAGACGTATATTCACCCTTCCAAGCGTGTAAGGCGTTAAGAAGACCAACAAGAAATGTACTGCTTGATCCAAGTCCCGTGCCACCCGAGGGTATGTCTGAAATGCTGACTATCTCAATGCCGCCGTCTATTTTGAGGAGTTTTAGAGCCTCCCTGACCGATGGATGTTCAATCTGGTTCACAGTATCAACAATCTCTGTTTTTGAGTAACTGACCCTTATCTTGCTGTCAAACTTTTTGTTCACAACGATATAGATGAACTTGTTGATTGAAGCAGAGATCACTGCTCCCTTCTCATGAGTGGTATAATATTCAGCTATATCGGTGCCCCCTCCCACGAATGTAATTCTCAGCGGGGTTTTAGAGATGAACATTCTTGTTTTCATTTCACTTTCCCAGGAGTTTCTTGATTCCATCATCAAGAGAGACCCTGGCGTCATAGTCAAGAAGGCTCTTCAGCCTTGTTGTATCTGCCAGAGTTTCCATGACATAATTCTTCACTGGCATCTCGATGTACTTTGCCCTGATGTTCTTCCCCATATGCTCGTTCAGCTTTTCCAGCATCTCATTGAGATCGTAATTTCTCCCCGTTCCAGCATTTACCACATTGAAGCCTGTTAGTTGCGATGACCTGATGAGGATTTCCACGATGTCGTCAACAAAAATGAAATCACGCTTCTGTTTACCGTCCCCATATATGATTGGCTGTTCGCCCTTTTTCAAAGCCCACATGAACTGGGTCACGAGGTTCGCATACTCTTTCTTGGCCTCCTCATGCCAGCCGTATACTGAAAAGAAACGGACCGCGGAAACGCTTATGCCATTCAGCTTACAGTATAGTTCAGAGAGCCTTTCCGCTGCAATTCGGGCTTCAGTGTAGTAATCAGTAACGCTGGGTACACAGTCTTCCCTGTGCGGTGGATCAATGCCATTGTAGATTGAAGAAGTCGATGCAAATACGACCTTCGACTTGTTGTCTTTCGCGTACTCGAGGACACTTATCATGCCGTCAACTACTTCGTTGATCAGGTGCGGGTTGTTCCGGTACATCGGGGATGCAGAATATATACCAATGTGAAAAATGTAGTCCGCCTTGAACCCGGATTTCCCGATATCCTTAGCATCTCCTTTAATGAATTTTATTCCGCCAGAAATGATAAGGTCCTTAATATTTGACTCGCTGCCTGAGTGCAGATTATCTATCACAAGCACCTTATTGTTCTTCGCAAGGCGTTCCACCAGATTGCTGCCGATAAATCCAGCCCCGCCCGTAACTATGACTTTTTTTCCTGAAATTTTATCCATGATTACAGGAATGAAAATATACATAAAAAGACGACTGTGCAATTTGCAATCCTGCCGAATACCTCTGTAAATACTGGCTTTGTGAAATAGCGGCAATATCGAAGACATCATGAAATGTGAAATAATCGGGAAAATGAAATGCTGAGCGGAATCCTCAAATGAGCACCAGCAACTCAGGCTCTAAACGCACTATTGAGTGCGTTTCATGTGGATACACCGCAGGCCAGATACTCGGTAGTGACTAAAGGGTGTCTTCAACGATCTTTGACCAGATGTGACCGATTGATATGTGGATTTCCTGAATTATGGAGGTTCTCTGGCTTTTCACCACTATGGACTTCCTAGCGATCTTTACCATCTCCCCGCCGCTCCTTCCTGTGAGGGCAATTGTACTGCATCCCATCGTGTTGGCCTTCTCCAACGCCATGTTGACGTTCTTGGAGTTTCCGCTTGTGGAAATGCCCACTACCACATCACCACGGTTGGCAAATGCCTCAACCTGTCGGGAGAAAACCATGTCATACCCATAATCGTTTCCAATAGCAGTTACAGAAGAAGTGTTTGTGTTCAGTGCAATGGCAGGCAATGCACGCCTTTCCTTTTCGAACCGCCCCACAAATTCTGCGGCAATGTGCTGGGAATCAGCAGCGCTTCCTCCGTTTCCGAAGATTATGAGTTTGCCGCCCCTGTGAAAACTGTCCGCAATCATGTTTCCTGTTTCCATTACTAGAGGGACATCGAGATCTTTGCGGGCTTCTACACCCGCTTCTATGTATTCAAATATCTCCTTTGAGTTCATAATACAGTTGCACATGCTGCCGGTGTATGATAATTTTTTCTCCTCCTCGAAGGCATCTGTGATGGTAAATTCTTGGCATTGTTATGGGTAATATTGTGCAATATTTACATATAATTCAGCGATACTCCCGTATGCCATTCTTCTTTGAGGAGTTTCCAAGAACCACCGGTAGCAGTGCGGGAATGACCATGATGATCGACCGGTTGCTTCCCGGAATCGATGAATTCCTTGAATTTGGTTGGAGATATCTGACAGTGGCGAAGATCGGATGGGGACTTCCCCTGCTGATGGACAGCACGCTTCTATCGAGGAGGATAAGAAAATATCGTGACAGGGGTGTAGAGGTATCCAATGGAGGTACCCTTCTAGAGCTGGCTTCGTCAAGAAACCTTCTTGTTCCGGCTCTCAGACATCTGTCCGAAGCCGGCTTTTCAGCAGTAGAGATGAGCGAAGGCATTATTGATCTCCCTAGAAACGAAAAAAATGAAATTGTGGAATTCGCCAGGAAAAAAGCCATGAAACTTTACATTGAAATTGGAAGGAAAAATGCAGGAAACCAGCTTTCACTTGAAGAAACTCTCGATCACATAAATATGGCTCTGGAGTTCGAACCGGACATGGTTATCATTGAAGGCAGGGAAACGGGAAAAAGTGTTGAGATATATGACAGCGAAGGAAACATAAAATGGGACTGGGTAGCCAGGATTGCAGAAACATTTGACATGTCCAGGATCATGTTTGAGGCCCCAAGAGAAGATCAGCAGGCCCAGCTGGTCACAAGGCTCGGTCCGTCCGTGAACCTAGGAAACGTGTCAATGCAGAGTGTTCTTCCACTTCAGAGCCAGAGAATGGGATACCGCGGTGACACGTTTGGCGGGCATGTGAGCCCGGACAAAATTTCCGGCAGCCCGGCGGCAAAGTTTGTGTATCACATAATTGCATCCCATCTATCTGTTGACCAGAGCCAGATAAGCAGGATCTCTGGCCTTAACCGGAGAACTGTGCAGATAGCCTTGGAATCCCTGACCACTCAGGGGGTTGTAAAGGCAATGAGCGACCCCAGGGATATGCGTCACCGGATATATTCCGCAGACAGGGTTCGCAATTAGCAATTTTTAGCTTTATGAACGAAAAATGAAAAATTACCACTGCCCATTGTTAGGTTGTTTTGAATTTGTGTGGTATTCCAGTTACATAAACTGTTTTTGAAATAAATTCATGGTGGCTGGAAGATTGTTTTGGTCTCATGTCACTCATTTGAAAAATGGAACTCCAACCATTATTACCGGCGATCCCGAGTATCCTCTTTGCAAAAGCACAACTGAACCGCTCTGTGCATAAACTCCATAATACCCAGACCCGTACATAAGTTCGCTCATGTTGTGCATACTGGGAGAGCCAACCACAAACTGATTGGAACTGTAATCAAGCAGCACATATTCGATTGGGAATGCTTCTATCTGGCCGTTCCCAGAAGCGTTGAATGCGTCATGTACTATGCTGTACATGGAAAAATTGACGAAGTTCGTGAGAGGTGCGTCAAGGATCAGCCCATTATATAAGGATCTGGGAAAAACCTCCGGGAGGTTATTCTGTATAAGTATGTTTGAGGCGTTTTCTGGTAGCAGCGAAACTATGGAATGCAGCCCGTTTAACTGGGTGAGATTTGACTGTGAAATCTCATTACCAAGGTTGAAGTTATCCGA contains:
- a CDS encoding phosphosulfolactate synthase, which encodes MPFFFEEFPRTTGSSAGMTMMIDRLLPGIDEFLEFGWRYLTVAKIGWGLPLLMDSTLLSRRIRKYRDRGVEVSNGGTLLELASSRNLLVPALRHLSEAGFSAVEMSEGIIDLPRNEKNEIVEFARKKAMKLYIEIGRKNAGNQLSLEETLDHINMALEFEPDMVIIEGRETGKSVEIYDSEGNIKWDWVARIAETFDMSRIMFEAPREDQQAQLVTRLGPSVNLGNVSMQSVLPLQSQRMGYRGDTFGGHVSPDKISGSPAAKFVYHIIASHLSVDQSQISRISGLNRRTVQIALESLTTQGVVKAMSDPRDMRHRIYSADRVRN
- a CDS encoding kinase, whose translation is MKTRMFISKTPLRITFVGGGTDIAEYYTTHEKGAVISASINKFIYIVVNKKFDSKIRVSYSKTEIVDTVNQIEHPSVREALKLLKIDGGIEIVSISDIPSGGTGLGSSSTFLVGLLNALHAWKGEYTSPEQLAQEAVRIERNVLREPGGKQDQYMAAYGGLNMLEFYPDESVLVKPVIANEEVREKLQQNLLLLYTGIQRESREIHSSQAKGVKNREPNYDRMVKITEDAYDALSKGEYDSMGSYLHENWLLKRELTNGISNDLVDTAYRKAMDAGATGGKLIGAGGGGFLLFYAKPEYHERITREIGGMRPEPFRFEFQGSRIIHVGD
- a CDS encoding NAD-dependent epimerase/dehydratase family protein, which codes for MDKISGKKVIVTGGAGFIGSNLVERLAKNNKVLVIDNLHSGSESNIKDLIISGGIKFIKGDAKDIGKSGFKADYIFHIGIYSASPMYRNNPHLINEVVDGMISVLEYAKDNKSKVVFASTSSIYNGIDPPHREDCVPSVTDYYTEARIAAERLSELYCKLNGISVSAVRFFSVYGWHEEAKKEYANLVTQFMWALKKGEQPIIYGDGKQKRDFIFVDDIVEILIRSSQLTGFNVVNAGTGRNYDLNEMLEKLNEHMGKNIRAKYIEMPVKNYVMETLADTTRLKSLLDYDARVSLDDGIKKLLGK
- a CDS encoding D-sedoheptulose 7-phosphate isomerase; translated protein: MNSKEIFEYIEAGVEARKDLDVPLVMETGNMIADSFHRGGKLIIFGNGGSAADSQHIAAEFVGRFEKERRALPAIALNTNTSSVTAIGNDYGYDMVFSRQVEAFANRGDVVVGISTSGNSKNVNMALEKANTMGCSTIALTGRSGGEMVKIARKSIVVKSQRTSIIQEIHISIGHIWSKIVEDTL